TTTCCCGGGATGAGCGAAACTGTTCTGGCTTCCATTTTAGCGACTAAAGATTTAAAAGGAGTTGTTCTGGAAACCTATGGTTCAGGAAATGCACCAACCGAAGACTGGTTTTTAAACCTGATAAAAAAAGCAATTCAGAGTGGAATGCATATCGTGAATGTAACCCAATGCTCCGGTGGAAGTGTCAACATGGGACAATATGAAACCAGTACAGCTTTGAAGTCGCTGGGAGTTATTTCCGGAAAAGATATTACAACGGAAGCGGCTATTACTAAGCTGATGTATCTGCTGGGACATACAGTAAGTATTCCGCAAAACGAATTTAAAACGATTTTTGAAACGGCTTTGCGTGGCGAGATTTCGCTATAGCCGGTTTATTTTAGATAAATAAGACAAGTATTGAAAGGAATTTTTAAAAATGCTTTTCTAACTCGTTTTTTTTCATGTTATTTGCAAACCAAAATAGAGAGGTGTCCGAGTGGTTGAAGGAGCTAGCCTGGAAAGCTAGTATATGGGTAACTGTATCGAGGGTTCGAATCCCTTCCTCTCTGCGAGATAAAATCTTCGGATTAAGATTTTAAATATATAGCCCAATTTTACACATAAAAATGTAGAATTGGGTTTTTTTTACTTCAATTAATTACTTTAATCCTTTGGTTATCGTTATCGGTTAAAAAAATATTTAACTACTTTTGAGTAATAATGTATGTTTATAAATGAATCATTTTTTACATTAAATGACAAAAGAGACACATATTGAAGAGAGCTTACTTACAAAGCTAAAAGATTTAAAATACATTTATCGTGCTGATATACGTGACAGATTTTCTCTTGAGCAAAACTTTCGTGAAAAATTTGAAGCACTAAATCGGGTTCGTTTAAGTAATTCAGAATTCGCACGATTACGGGATGAAATCATTACTCAGGATGTTTTTGCAGCGTCAAAAACACTTCGTGGAAAAAATTATTTTCAGCGTGAAGATGGAACTCCGTTGCATTATACTTTGGTTAATATCAAAGACTGGTGCAAAAATGATTATGAAGTAATTAGCCAGTTGAGAATAAATACAGAAAATAGCAATCATCGCTATGACGTAATTATTTTGATTAATGGTTTACCAATTGTTCAGATAGAACTGAAAGGAATCAGCATCTCGCCAAGACAGGCAATGCAACAAATTGTCGATTATAAAAATGACGCAGGAAATGGATATACCAATTCATTGATGTGCTTTATGCAGATGTTTATTGTCAGTAATCAATCGAATACGTATTATTTTGCCAATAACAGAAATCAACATTTTCAGTTTAATGCAGATGAACAGTTTCTGCCTGTTTATCAATTAGCTGATGAAAGCAATAAGAAAATTACAAATCTTGCGTTATTTGCCGATAAATTTTTGTCTAAATGCACTTTAGGCGAAATGATCAGCAAGTATATGGTTTTGGTAGAAAGTGAGCAAAAACTTTTGATAATGCGGCCCTATCAAATCTATGCTGTAAAAGCTATTGTAGATTGTATCAATCAAAATCGTGGCAATGGTTATATTTGGCACACAACAGGAAGTGGAAAAACCTTAACTTCTTTCAAAGCCTCAACTTTACTAAAAGAAAACCCTGAGATTGATAAATGTTTATTTGTTGTAGACAGAAAAGACTTAGACAGACAAACCCGTGAAGAGTTCAATAAATTTCAGGAAGGAAGTGTTGAAGAAAACACCAATACCGAAAGCTTAGTGAGACGTTTACTATCTTCTGATTACTCTGATAAAGTCATCGTTACCACCATTCAAAAATTAGGCTTGGCACTTGATGATACCAAAAATTACAAAGAGCGATTAAAGCATCTGAGCGATAGCAGAATGGCAATTATTTTTGATGAATGTCATCGTTCTCAATTTGGAGAAAACCATAAAGCCATTAAAGAGTTTTTCCCGAAAGCGCAGTTATTTGGTTTTACGGGAACTCCAATTTTTCCGGATAATTCAAATTATACAATTCGGGAAGGTGAAGAAGCTACCTATAAGACTACCGAATCTATTTTTGAAAAAGAACTGCACGCTTACACCATAACACATGCCATTGAAGATAAGAACGTACTGCGTTTTCATATCGACTATTACAAGGGACAGGGAGAAATAAATCCAAAACCCGGCGAAGCTATTTCACAGCAGGCGGTTGTAGATGCTATTTTAGAAAAGCATGATTCGGCTACTAACCATAGAAAATTCAATGCAGTTTTTGCAACAGCTTCAATTAATAATGCTATTGAATATTACCGCTTATTTAAACTCGCCCAACAGAAAAAATCAGAGGCAGACGGTGATTATGTTCCTTTAAATATTGCTTGCGTATTCTCTCCGCCTGCACAACTAATGGCAAAAGAAGGCGAACAAAAAAATGCCGAAGACATCAAGCAGTTACAGGAAGATTTGCAACAGGAAAAGTTCGACAATCAATCCAATCCTGAAGAAAAAAAGAAAGCACTGATTGAAATTATTGAAGATTACAATAAACAATTTGGTACCAATCATAACATCAATGAGTTTGACGCATACTATCAAAATGTACAAGCGCGAATAAAAGACCAGAAATGGGCAAATAAGGAACTTCCGCATAAAAAGAAAATAGACATTACCATTGTGGTTGATATGCTGCTTACCGGTTTTGATTCTAAGTTTCTAAATACTTTATATGTAGATAAAAACCTGAAATACCACGGATTGATTCAGGCATTTTCCCGAACCAACCGCGTGCTGAACGACACAAAACCTTATGGAAATATTTTAGATTTTCGTTCACAGCAGGAACAGGTAAACCAGGCAATTGCTTTATTTTCTGGTGAAAAATCAGAAGACAAAGCCATTAAAATCTGGATGGTTGATCCTGCTCCGGTAGTTATTGAAGAATACAAAAAAGCGGTTGAAGCTTTAGGTGTTTTTATGGAAGAAAACAATTTGGTCAACGATCCTTCTGAAGTGTATAACTTAAGAGGCGACACTGCAAAAATCACTTTTGTAAAAAACTTTAAAGAAGTTCAGAGATTAAAAACGCAGTTAGACCAATACACCGACTTAGACGAAACACAAAAAGAAGTTATTGAAACCATCTTGCCTGTCGATCGCTTACAGTCGTTTAGAAGTTCTTATTTAGAAACGGCTAAGCAATTTAAAGCCATCCAAGACAAAGAGGGTAACAACGCACCAGAAGACATTCAGCAACTGGATTTTGAATTTGTATTATTTGCTTCTGCGGTGATTGATTATGATTATATAATGAATCTCGTAGCAGATAACCTGCAGATGAAACCGTCTAAACAAAAAATGAGTAAAGACGAAATCATCTGTTTGCTGAGCGCTACTGCCAATTTAATGGAAGAACAGGAAGATTTAGCTGATTATATCAATAGTTTAGACTGGAACAAAGGGCAGGATGTGGACAAACTGCGCGCTGGCTACCAAAAATTTAAAGACGAAAAAAACGATAAAATATTAACCAATATTGCAATTATTCACGGTTTACAAACGGCCAATTTAAAAGCATTTGTAGCCAACATTATGAGCCGGAAGATTTTTGACGGTGAAAAACTGACTGATTTGTTAGAACCTTTAGAACTGAACTGGAAAGAGCGAAGCGTAAAAGAACAAGCTCTTATGACGGATTTGATACCGCTATTAAAAAAGCAAGCCCAAGGGCAAGAAATATCTGGACTTACGGCTTATGAATAAAAAAGAAATAACAGCGATCAATAAAAATGAGTATGATGTACTATTCAATCAGGCTGTAGCAGAGATTCACGCGACAAGGAGTCTTGTCGCGAGACAATTGAATAGTGCCACTACTTCTATTTATTGGAATTTAGGCAAACTACTTTTTGAAAAACAATTGGCAGAAGGGTACGGCAGTGGCATTGTTGGTCAATTGTCTGTTGACCTCAAAAGCAAATTTCCCGATATGGGCCTGTCTCCCCGTAACCTATGGGATATGAAACGTTTTTATGAAAGGTATCATCTGGCAGGTGAAAAACTGCGACGATGCGTCGCAGTTTTGCCGTGGCGACATAATTTGTTGTTATTAAGCAAGATACAATCCTTTGAAGAAGTTGAATTTTATGCCAACGAAGCCGTAACCAAAGGCTGGAGTAGAGACCTGTTGCTCAATGCTATAAAAATGGACCATTACGCCCACGTTCAAAAGCAAATCAAATCACACAATTTTAACGATACACTTTCCCCAGTTGATGCAGACTATGCCAACGAAGTTTTTAAAGACACCTACAATCTTGGTTTTTTAGGAATAACTGAAAACGTAAAAGAACTGGAATTAGAAAAAAGATTGGTAGAAAAAATTAAATCTTTTGTTTTAGAATTAGGAAAAGGTTTTTCTTTTATCGGTAACCAATACCGATTAGAATACAACCAAAAAGAATATTTTGTAGATATGCTTTTTTTTCACAGAGGTATGCAATCTTTGGTAGCTATTGAACTGAAAATAGGAAGTTTCAAAGCTGAATATGTGGGAAAAATGAACCTTTATCTTTCCTTACTCGATAAATTCGAAAAAGGCACAAACGAAAACCCATCTGTTGGTATTATCCTTTGTGCAGACAAAGACCATCTGGATGTAGAAATTGCATTGCAAGACATCAACAAACCTATTGGTGTGGCAGAATACCAACTACTATTACCAAAAGAAGAACTCCAAACCTTAGTGTTAAACGAATTAAATGCAAATAATGAGCAACCAAAATAAATTTATTCCTGAATTACGTTTTCCTGATTTTGAAAATGATAAGGAATGGAAAAATAGCACTATTGGCGAAATAGGCAAATTTTACTACGGAAAAAGCGCGCCAAAATGGTCATTATCTTCTGATGCGCCAACGTTTTGTGTAAGATATGGCGAATTATATACCAAGTTTGATACTATTATCTCTGAAATTAAATCACGAACAAACATCGACCCAAGCGATTTAAGATTTAGTAAAGGAGGTGAAATTCTTGTGCCCCGTGTAGGAGAAGTTGCAAAAGATTTTGCATCTCATTGTTGTTATCTACCATTTCCAAATGTTGCAATTGGTGAAATGATTAGTGTATATGAAACAAAAGAATATCCAATTTTCTACACTTATTATTTCAGGACATTAGAAAAGGAGTTTGCTCGAGTGGTTGAAGGACAAAATGTTAAAAACTTATATTATGTAAATTTAGAGCCAATCGTTATTGGAAAGCCTTCTATTGATGAACAAAAAAAAATAGCAGACTGCCTTTCTTCATTAGATGAATTAATAACCGCTCACACCAATAAATTAGAAACCTTAAAAACCTACAAAAAAGGATTGATGCAAAACCTTTTTACACAAGAAGGAGAAAAAGTGCCGAAGTTGAGGTTTAAGGAGTTTGAGAAAGATGGGGAGTGGAAAATAGAAAGGTTAGATAAAGTCGCTGAAATAATTACTGGAAATACTCCAAGTACTATTGAAACACAATATTACAATGGTGAAAAATTATTTGTTTCTCCTGCTGATATTAATGATAATAGACATATTACAAATACCAAGACTAAATTAAGTGATTTAGGATTTTCTAAAACAAGAAAAATAAAAGAAAATAGCGTTTTATTTGTTTGTATAGGTTCAACAATTGGGAAAATTGCTCAAAGTAAAGTTGAATGTGCTACAAATCAGCAAATAAACTCTTTGACTTGTTTTGAAAACTATTCCAACGATTTTTTATATTCAGTTTTAGAGTACAACGCTTCTAACATTGCTGATATGGCAGGGAATCACGCAGTTCCTTTAATAAATAAATCAGCATTTTCAGCCATAGAATTAAAATTTCCACCGTCATTAAAAGAACAGAAAAAAATAGCTGAAACCCTTTCATCGGTGGATAGCTTAATCAAAGAACAGTCAAATAAAATTGAGCAATTAAAATTACATAAAAAAGGATTAATGCAAGGGTTGTTTCCTAAAGTAAGAAATTAAAATATGAGTACATTAACTGAAATAGCTCAGGAATTAAAAGATACGAAGGAAAAAATCATTCTTGTTTACGCTTTTAACGCAACAGGTAAAACCCGTTTATCTGTTGAGTATAAAAACGTAACTAAGACTGAAGAGGGAAATCATACAGGAGTTTATTACAATGCCTTTAGTGAAGATTTGTTTGTATGGGACAATGATGAACCAAATGACAATCAAAATATAAAACTGGATATTGTATCAAGTTCATTAAATCAATTTCATTCATTATTACTTGATACTGATATACTAGAAGAAACTTTAGCATTATACCATCCAAGATATAAATTCAGTTTAAATCTTTATGAGGATGGAGACAGAGAAAAAGGTATTCATTCGGTTACTTTTTATGTAGATGATGAAAATACAAACCCAATAAAAATCTCCCGAGGAGAAGAAAGAATTTTTATCTGGTGTTTTTTTATAGCCTTATTTGAAACGGATTCCTGGACAGGTGTTCAGGACGCTCATTTTTTCATTGACGATCCTGTTTCTAGTATGGATGACCATAATATCTTTTTGACAGCAGAATCTATTATGAAGTTGATTGTTGATACCTTTCCAAAAAAACAGATAATAGTTACAACCCATCATATAGGATTGTTTTCTATACTATTTGATAGGTTAAGTAAAGGCGAAAAAAGTGACAAGTACAAAAAGAATTCAAAATTCTTTATGCTGAAAAAACAAAACAAAGAATTAGAATTAAAACCGTTTAACAAGGAAGTCTTTCTTTTTCATTTGCATCTATTACAAGTATTAGATGAAGCTAAAAAAGCAAATGAACTCTACACTTTTCATTATGTTCTTTTACGGCAGCTATTAGAGAATATTACTTCATTCATTGGTACAAGTCAAATTAAGATGCTGTTACAAGAAATAGAAATAGAAAAACCCGAAGATATCATTATGATGATTAATTCAGTATCTCACACTAGAGTTTTTGCTCCTAATATTAGTGAAATGAATGAAGAACAGATAAGAGTATTTAGTGAAGTTTTTGATAAGCTTGTAACTAAGTATAATTTCAAATTTTAATTGAAAATGACACAAAAAGAACAACAACAATTGGGTAAAACCCTTTGGGATATAGCAGATAATTTACGTGGAGCGATGAATGCCGATGATTTTCGGGATTATATGCTGTCGTTTCTTTTCCTTAGATATTTATCATCGAACTACGAAGCATCCGCAAAAAAAGAATTAGGAAGAGATTATCCCAATCTGGATGATAATGACAAAAGAAACCCTTTAAGCGTTTGGTACGCAGAGAATGAAGCAGATGTAGCTGAATTTGAAAAACAAATGCGCAGAAAGATTCACTATGTAATAGAACCAAAACATCTATGGAGCAGTATTGCTGAAATGGCGCGTACTCAAAATAAGGATTTACTTGAAACATTAGAGCAAGGTTTTAAATACATAGAAAATCAGTCTTTTGAAAATGCGTTTCAAGGATTGTTTTCAGAAATCAATCTGAACTCCGAAAAATTAGGAAAAAAACACGAGGATAGAAATGCCAAACTATGTGTCATCATTCAGAAAATTGCAGAGGGAATTAAAGATTTTTCTACCGATTCAGATACTTTAGGTGATGCTTACGAATATTTAATTGGTCAGTTTGCAGCAGGTTCAGGTAAAAAAGCAGGAGAATTTTACACGCCACAGCAAATATCTTCCATTCTTTCAGAAATAGTAACCTTAGACAGCCAAGACCCTACACAAGGTCCAAAAATAAGACTTGAGAAAGTCCTTGATTTCGCAAGTGGTTCCGGATCGTTGCTTTTAAATGTTAGAAAACGCATAAAAGAAAATGGAGGAAACGTAGGTAAGATATATGGTCAGGAAAAAAACATAACTACCTATAACTTAGCCCGTATGAACATGCTTTTACACGGCATGAAAGATACCGAGTTTGAAATATTTCACGGTGACACTTTACTCAATCAATGGGATGAATTAAATGAAATGAATCCGGCCAAAAAAGTTGAGTTTGATGCTATTTGTGGCGAATCCGCCTTTTAGTTTGCGTTGGGAACCTAATGAAGCTATGGTAGAAGATTTCCGTTTTAAAAGTTATGGTTTAGCACCTAAATCAGCGGCAGATTTTGCTTTTTTATTACATGGCTTTCACTTCTTAAGCCAAAACGGAACGATGGCGATTATTCTGCCTCATGGTGTATTATTTCGTGGTGGTGCAGAGGAACGCATTAGAACCAAATTATTGAAAGAAAATAATATTGATACCGTTATTGGACTACCTTCAAATCTTTTTTATTCCACAGGAATTCCAGTTTCAATTTTAATTCTAAAAAAATGCAAAAGATATGATGATGTGCTTTTTATTAATGCAAGTGAGCATTTCGAAAAAGGAAAACGACAAAACACACTCAGCGAAGAACATTTCGAAAAAATTATTGATACGTACAAGTACAGAAATGAAATACCAAGATATTCGAGAAGAGTATCAATGGATGAAATTGAGAAACAAGGATATAATCTTAATATTTCAAGATATGTTAATACTTCTGTGGAGGAAGAAAAAATTGATTTACGACAGGTTAATTTAAAATTGAAGGCTATAAATTTAGAAATTGAAAAATTTACAAATGATCATAATAAATTTTTAGACGAGTTAGGATTGCCAAGGATTTAATGGAATTGCTTCCTCTCTGTAAAAAACGCCTTAATTTCAATAAGAGATTACGGATTTTTTTATTTCTTGAAAAAACAAAACCTCTAATCCAGCCCCGATAGAAATGATATCCTTTTGTGGCGGGGTTCGCCATAAAAGATAAAATGGATAGCGGGAGAATTGGTCTTTTGAATAAGGATTTTCTGCTTCATAAAAGTAATAAATATCTAATCCTGCAATACTACTTTGACTTTCGGTATAAGACGTTCAACAAATAAAGCATAAGCAGATTCTGAAGGATGCAGTCCATCTGAAGCGACCAGATTTAGGTTGCTCAGCCCTTGCCGGGTAATGTCAGTAATATTTACAAAAACGATTGCATTTGTTTTGCAGTAATTCTCAGCAAAGGTATTGTACTGATTGATTTCGGTGGAGATTTTTGTTTTTTGACTGTCACTTAAATTTTTTGCATAGGGGGTGTAAGCATAATCAGGTATCGAAACCACAATTACGTTTTTTTTGTCGCCTTTCCCCAATGCAATTGCTTTGGTTACCAATTCAGGAAACTCTCTTTCATAAACAGAAAAATCTTTTCCTTGATACTGATTATTGACACCAATTAATAACGTCACCAAATCATAATTGGATTCGGGTTTTTGCTGGTTTATGGCCGAAATTAAATTGGTAGTTGTCCATCCGGTTGTGGCGATAACCTGTAATGAAAAGTTGGTTTCTGTATAAAACGATTTTAAACTCGTTTTGAGCTGTTCCGGAAACCGGCAGGTTTCGCAGACACTTTGCCCAATAGTATAACTGTCGCCTAGTGCTAAATAATTTATTGATTTAGCAATAGATCCGCTTGGGATTTCCGGATTAGGGATTGTTGTTGGAGGTGTGACAGGTTCGGGTGTAACAGCCGTTTCCG
The Flavobacterium flavigenum genome window above contains:
- a CDS encoding type I restriction endonuclease subunit R — encoded protein: MTKETHIEESLLTKLKDLKYIYRADIRDRFSLEQNFREKFEALNRVRLSNSEFARLRDEIITQDVFAASKTLRGKNYFQREDGTPLHYTLVNIKDWCKNDYEVISQLRINTENSNHRYDVIILINGLPIVQIELKGISISPRQAMQQIVDYKNDAGNGYTNSLMCFMQMFIVSNQSNTYYFANNRNQHFQFNADEQFLPVYQLADESNKKITNLALFADKFLSKCTLGEMISKYMVLVESEQKLLIMRPYQIYAVKAIVDCINQNRGNGYIWHTTGSGKTLTSFKASTLLKENPEIDKCLFVVDRKDLDRQTREEFNKFQEGSVEENTNTESLVRRLLSSDYSDKVIVTTIQKLGLALDDTKNYKERLKHLSDSRMAIIFDECHRSQFGENHKAIKEFFPKAQLFGFTGTPIFPDNSNYTIREGEEATYKTTESIFEKELHAYTITHAIEDKNVLRFHIDYYKGQGEINPKPGEAISQQAVVDAILEKHDSATNHRKFNAVFATASINNAIEYYRLFKLAQQKKSEADGDYVPLNIACVFSPPAQLMAKEGEQKNAEDIKQLQEDLQQEKFDNQSNPEEKKKALIEIIEDYNKQFGTNHNINEFDAYYQNVQARIKDQKWANKELPHKKKIDITIVVDMLLTGFDSKFLNTLYVDKNLKYHGLIQAFSRTNRVLNDTKPYGNILDFRSQQEQVNQAIALFSGEKSEDKAIKIWMVDPAPVVIEEYKKAVEALGVFMEENNLVNDPSEVYNLRGDTAKITFVKNFKEVQRLKTQLDQYTDLDETQKEVIETILPVDRLQSFRSSYLETAKQFKAIQDKEGNNAPEDIQQLDFEFVLFASAVIDYDYIMNLVADNLQMKPSKQKMSKDEIICLLSATANLMEEQEDLADYINSLDWNKGQDVDKLRAGYQKFKDEKNDKILTNIAIIHGLQTANLKAFVANIMSRKIFDGEKLTDLLEPLELNWKERSVKEQALMTDLIPLLKKQAQGQEISGLTAYE
- a CDS encoding PDDEXK nuclease domain-containing protein, with protein sequence MNKKEITAINKNEYDVLFNQAVAEIHATRSLVARQLNSATTSIYWNLGKLLFEKQLAEGYGSGIVGQLSVDLKSKFPDMGLSPRNLWDMKRFYERYHLAGEKLRRCVAVLPWRHNLLLLSKIQSFEEVEFYANEAVTKGWSRDLLLNAIKMDHYAHVQKQIKSHNFNDTLSPVDADYANEVFKDTYNLGFLGITENVKELELEKRLVEKIKSFVLELGKGFSFIGNQYRLEYNQKEYFVDMLFFHRGMQSLVAIELKIGSFKAEYVGKMNLYLSLLDKFEKGTNENPSVGIILCADKDHLDVEIALQDINKPIGVAEYQLLLPKEELQTLVLNELNANNEQPK
- a CDS encoding restriction endonuclease subunit S, giving the protein MSNQNKFIPELRFPDFENDKEWKNSTIGEIGKFYYGKSAPKWSLSSDAPTFCVRYGELYTKFDTIISEIKSRTNIDPSDLRFSKGGEILVPRVGEVAKDFASHCCYLPFPNVAIGEMISVYETKEYPIFYTYYFRTLEKEFARVVEGQNVKNLYYVNLEPIVIGKPSIDEQKKIADCLSSLDELITAHTNKLETLKTYKKGLMQNLFTQEGEKVPKLRFKEFEKDGEWKIERLDKVAEIITGNTPSTIETQYYNGEKLFVSPADINDNRHITNTKTKLSDLGFSKTRKIKENSVLFVCIGSTIGKIAQSKVECATNQQINSLTCFENYSNDFLYSVLEYNASNIADMAGNHAVPLINKSAFSAIELKFPPSLKEQKKIAETLSSVDSLIKEQSNKIEQLKLHKKGLMQGLFPKVRN
- a CDS encoding AAA family ATPase yields the protein MSTLTEIAQELKDTKEKIILVYAFNATGKTRLSVEYKNVTKTEEGNHTGVYYNAFSEDLFVWDNDEPNDNQNIKLDIVSSSLNQFHSLLLDTDILEETLALYHPRYKFSLNLYEDGDREKGIHSVTFYVDDENTNPIKISRGEERIFIWCFFIALFETDSWTGVQDAHFFIDDPVSSMDDHNIFLTAESIMKLIVDTFPKKQIIVTTHHIGLFSILFDRLSKGEKSDKYKKNSKFFMLKKQNKELELKPFNKEVFLFHLHLLQVLDEAKKANELYTFHYVLLRQLLENITSFIGTSQIKMLLQEIEIEKPEDIIMMINSVSHTRVFAPNISEMNEEQIRVFSEVFDKLVTKYNFKF
- a CDS encoding N-6 DNA methylase, whose translation is MTQKEQQQLGKTLWDIADNLRGAMNADDFRDYMLSFLFLRYLSSNYEASAKKELGRDYPNLDDNDKRNPLSVWYAENEADVAEFEKQMRRKIHYVIEPKHLWSSIAEMARTQNKDLLETLEQGFKYIENQSFENAFQGLFSEINLNSEKLGKKHEDRNAKLCVIIQKIAEGIKDFSTDSDTLGDAYEYLIGQFAAGSGKKAGEFYTPQQISSILSEIVTLDSQDPTQGPKIRLEKVLDFASGSGSLLLNVRKRIKENGGNVGKIYGQEKNITTYNLARMNMLLHGMKDTEFEIFHGDTLLNQWDELNEMNPAKKVEFDAICGESAF
- a CDS encoding N-6 DNA methylase: MLFVANPPFSLRWEPNEAMVEDFRFKSYGLAPKSAADFAFLLHGFHFLSQNGTMAIILPHGVLFRGGAEERIRTKLLKENNIDTVIGLPSNLFYSTGIPVSILILKKCKRYDDVLFINASEHFEKGKRQNTLSEEHFEKIIDTYKYRNEIPRYSRRVSMDEIEKQGYNLNISRYVNTSVEEEKIDLRQVNLKLKAINLEIEKFTNDHNKFLDELGLPRI
- a CDS encoding SGNH/GDSL hydrolase family protein, with amino-acid sequence MKPHFKQIVIVLLSISLLSCSTEESPSETAVTPEPVTPPTTIPNPEIPSGSIAKSINYLALGDSYTIGQSVCETCRFPEQLKTSLKSFYTETNFSLQVIATTGWTTTNLISAINQQKPESNYDLVTLLIGVNNQYQGKDFSVYEREFPELVTKAIALGKGDKKNVIVVSIPDYAYTPYAKNLSDSQKTKISTEINQYNTFAENYCKTNAIVFVNITDITRQGLSNLNLVASDGLHPSESAYALFVERLIPKVKVVLQD